TCAATACCAGCTTTACCGGTCGCGATTTGCTGGTGACGCGTTTGCAGGCGGGCAATAGCGGTTCTTTAGGTCTTACCAATACCAATAGCGGTATTTCTTTTTCCCATCCTACTGGTGAAGACGTACAGGCTTCCCAGGTATTCGGCGATACGGATAATACGTTTGTGCTGGATACGTTTGCGTATATGTTTCCCTTAGGGGAGAAAATTTCCGTAACCTTGGCTGCCAATGCTGGGATTTTTGATGATTTTACGCCTACCCTCAATCCTTATTTTGAAGATTTTGACGGTGGCGATGGGGCTTTGAGTGCTTTTGCCCAACGCAATCCCATTTATCGCCTCGGGGGGGGTGCTGGTTTGGGGGTGAAGTTTCGACCCAGCCATCAGTGGGAGTTTACGGCTGGCTATTTGGCAGCGAATGCTAGTGATTCGGGGCAGGGGAGTGGCTTGTTTAATGGCGACCAAGCGACTTTGGCGCAAGTGACGTTTCGACCCAGCGATCGCTTGGGGGTGGCTCTCACCTACAACCATGCTTATTTTAGTGAAGGAAATTTTGGTTTTGATAACGGCGGTGCTACTGGTACGGGCTTTACGGGAACAACCCTGGCCAACCAAATTGGCGCTACCAATGCCATTGATAGCGATTCTGTCGGTTTGCAGTTTGCCTGGCGGGTGGCCCCTCAAATCCAACTTAATGGCTGGGCGGGATATACCAATGTAGAATTGCTCGATAGCGATATTGATGGCGATATTTGGAATGGTGCTCTGGCTTTGGCGTTTCCCAATGTTCCCATTCCGGGCAATGTGGCTGGCTTGGTGGTGGGGGTTCAGCCTTATTTAAGCGATTTGGAAGGGTTGAACGATGTGTTTGCAGACGATCCGCCTTTTCACGTGGAAGGATTTTACAAACTCAAAATTAGCGAAAATCTCAGCGTGACCCCTGGTTTTATTTGGCTGACCTCTCCCAACCAAGATAGCGAAAACGATGATGCAGTCATCGGTACTTTAAGGACTACGTTTCGTTTTTAAGACGAACTATTTGGGAAAAATAACGATTGTCTGCAATTTTCCAATTGTTCTCGTAGGGGCGCAGCATGTTGCATCCCTACGGCAAAATACCTCGACGATCTCTTGAAAAAAAATTATTCGAAAAATGGTATTGTAAACTGTTATTCATAAAACAAAAAACTTGGGTAGGGCCGCTTCGCAAGCCGACCCTACAGTAGGGAATTAGTCAGCGTCAGCATCTTTTTTGGTCAAAATATTCCAAGCGGCTTCTGCGGCTTTGGATAAGCGATCGCCAAACTCTTCCATTTCTTTAAGAATGGAATCCCAATTTTGCTTGGCTTCGTCTTCTAACATGCTTACAGCTTCTTCTACAGAATGGCGCTGTTCGTTGGCAAAAGTACCAATTTGATTTAATTCTTCTCTGGCACGTCTGACAGCATTCATGTAAGCTTCGTAGCCCTGTTCGCCAGCGTTTTGAATTTCTGACTGGGCGCGCTTGCGCATGGCATCCACCAGTTCTTCCATTTTGGCTTTGACCTCGTCGTTTTCGTTGGGCATTTTTTGCTCTACGAGGTCTTTGGCTTGCTGGCTAACGGCAGGTTTATTTTCTGGTTTATTTTCTGGGGGAGTGGGTGCATTCTGGGTCATAAACGAACCTCCTAATGAAATTTGATTCTCTAAAGACCTTTCGCTTCTATACTCTCACATGGCAGGTGGCAACGACTATGTGGATTTCCCAACTTTCTCGCCAACTAAATAAAACCTGGCACTTACCATGCCACCAGCTTGAAAATCTCCCCAGCAAAACCCTTCTAGGGAAGTTAAACTTTGGTTAAGTTTGCCAGACCTTCAACCAACGGTAGAGATATGCACACCTGGAAAAGTTCCCGACCGTTTACGTGGTCTGCGATCGCTTGCTATACACCATGCGATTGGCCACACTAATCGTGTCGATGATACCCACAATAGTAGCATCCAACGGCGTCTTTTCCCGACCTTCAAACTGGCGAGCAGCACTACCGCAGGTCACCAAAACCCATTCTTCCACACCAGCGCCCACGCGATCGGCAGCCACTTCATAGTCAGAGAGCAAATTTCCCTCTTCGTCAATAAACTGTACCAGCAAAAATTTCACCCCACGCAGGCTTTCTTCTTTTTGGGTACTAACCACAGAACCGAGAACTTTCGCAATTTTCATGAAACTTCTGTACGATAATTTTCCAACCTTAACAGGTGTGGGGGCACCGGGTGCGTACCGAGGGTGGGAGATACAATTGGTTGTTCGATCCCATGCCCCGATTCCCTGATGCTCCGACACCTATTCTCAACTAACGGCGATGGTACTCAACCCGCAAATTGACCACATCGTTGTTTTCGCCAGTGTAGAAAGTCTCGCGGCGAACTTCCGAAAGTCCCAAACGGTTGCTAAATTGAGCAACTTCCCCTAAAGATAAAGGCCAGGGAGGACCGTTGGGTTCGGCTTCCGTCTCTCGTAGGTGAGCAATGAGCAGTAAAATGCCTTTGGGAGCAACCAAGGAAGCTACAGCTTCAATCGCTTGCGATCGCACTTTTAAAGGCAAAGATTGTACCGTACGGGATTCAAACACCAAATCGAAATACTGGTGCCATTTGGCATCCAAATGTAGCAAATCTGCCACTTCATAGTTGACCCGGGAGTGGGGAAAGCGAGAGCGACACCATGCAATCGCTTGGGAAGAAACATCAAAGGCAGTTACTTCAAAACCAGCTTGCGAGAGCGCCTCCGCATCATCCCCCAAACCGCAACCAATGACCAAGGCTTTTTTTCCAGTTGCTACTGGGGCATCCTTTTGCAGCCATTCTTGCAATTTAGGGTGGGGTTGCAACATCGCCCAAGGAATGGAATTGGCATCGCCGGCAGCTTCAGCATACAGGCGATCGAACCATCCCACGAGATCCCCTTGGCGTTCGGCTTCTGCTTGCAAAGCTTTTGCTTTTTCCCTTACCGTTTCTTGGTTAGGGGATTTGTTACTCATATTTTTCTGCGCTCAATTGGGTGTATACCTCATCAGCAGGGGGTTTCCCACCTATCCGGCGCTGCCATCACTCAGGACAACACAGCGATCGAATGCAACTGGTGGTTATGATATCACGAGGGACCCCTTTATACATTTTGTTCCATCGTTGGATGGGGAAAGGGATCCTTTTCCATGCAATTATCAGTTCCCTCGCCACCAAAGTTCGTCAGCTGTGTGGCTTTTCGCTGGTGGCAGCAATGGTCTAAACGAAGTGCAAACTCGTTCGTTCCCAAGGTCTCCTTGAAAAATGAACAAATCTACAATTCAAATTCCCAAACTCTATCAAGAACTGGAAGTTTCCCTAAGCTCCGGTCAGTGGAAATCGGCTGACGCGCAAACTCGGCAGATTATGCACTATATTGCCGGAATTCACCACAAAAATTACTTGCACGAAAGCGATCTCGCTGTATTTCCCTGTGAGGAGCTGTTGTGGCTGGATTGGCTGTGGCTGCAAAACAGCGATCGCCGATTTGGGTTTAGCATCCAGCGGCAAATCTGGCGGGAAGTAGGCGGCGATACCGAAGATGCCAACTACCAGACTTGGCTGCGGTTTGGGAAAGCGGTAGGATGGCGGCGTAATACTTGGTTAAAACCGGAAGAAATTAACTATACATCGCAAGCTTGTGCCGGGCATTTGCCTATTGATTGGCTGGAAGAATGGGAGCTGGGAGACATTTGCGTCACCCTCTTTGCCAGATTGGATTGCTGTAAAGACTCGTAAAAACCAAGGAAACAGGAAACACTTATGAACAACCCATCCCCCCGCGTACTGTGTCTGGGTGAAGTTTTATTCGATTTGCTAGCCGACCAAGTGGGTCAAAACTACGAACAGGTCACCTCTTGGACGCCCTATCCCGGAGGTGCCCCTGCCAATGTAGCGGCGGCTTTGGTAAAGTTGGGAACGCCAGCGGGATTTGTTGGTTGCGTTGGCAGCGACGACAGTGGCAACGAACTGGTAGAACTGCTGAAAACCACTGGCGTAAACATCCAAGGGGTTCAGCGCCATCAGGAGGCACCTACGCGCAAAATTTATGTGGTGCGTACCAACAGCGGCGATCGCGAGTTTGCTGGTTTTGGCGGTATGGATAGTGCTGCCTTTGCCGATACCCACCTCGATGCCAATGCTTTAGACGAGTCTTTGTTTGAAATGGCGGAGTTTCTGGTTTTGGGAACCCTAGAACTCCCTTACGATGGCACCCGGGGTGCTATTGAAAAAGCTTTGCAGCTGGCGGAAAAATACGATCTAAAAATTGTTCTCGATGTCAACTGGCGACCTATGTTTTGGCCCAACCCAGAAGCTGCCCCCCAAGCCATTCAGCATCTAATTGAATACGCCGATTTTCTGAAACTATCAGCCGAAGAAGCCCAATGGCTGTTCGATACCCAAGACCCAGGTGCCATTAAATATCGTTTGAATTCCGTTGATGGGGTCTTGGTAACTTCCGGCGAACACGGCGCTGCCTACTGTTTGGGAGAAAACGAAGACAAAATTCCCGCTTTTGCTGTCAAGGCAGTGGATACCACCGGTTCGGGAGATGGTTTTCTGGCGGGGTTGATTCACCAACTTTGCCAAAAAGGCATCCACAGCCTCGAAGATGCGGCAACTGCCAAACAAGTGGTCACTTATGCCTGTGCTGTAGGCGCTTTGACCGCCACCAAACCTGGCGCGATCGCCTCTCAACCGATGCCATCGGAAGTAGAAGCGTTTTTAGCGGAAAACCCGCCCAATTAAGTGCTGGAAGTTGTTAAGAATTTCCGAGCGATCGCCCAATTGCAGATAGAAGGTGAAAAAATGAAGGGGGGATCTTTGGAATCTCTAGAAATTGCTTTAACGCGATCGCCGCTGGGGAAACTTCTCCCAACGGTCTGCGATGGAAATCATGGAACTTTACTCTCTTTCCCTTTCCTTTACCGTAGCCACAGCTACCGCCGCCGTCTGCCCGAGTCATTTTTGGATGGGGGTATCCACGTTCACATCCGTCTTTCATTCAGACCAGGCGGTGGAAATGCCCGTTTTTCAACCCGTGGCTGCCAATGCCAACACAACGGCTGTGGAGAAAAACCAACCTTTGCTCTGGCGTTACGCGATCGCGCAAAATGCTTTGCCCGACGATTGGCAGCAGTTTGCCTACCCACAAGCCGGTTTTGCCGTTCGTATGCCCCAACCTCCTAAGGAAGTTACCGAACAAATCGACACCTCTTTTGGCAAACTCGACATTCATACGTTAAGCGCCCAGCAATCGGGGATTGGTTATTTGGCGGTTTATGCCAACTATCCCAACCACGCTTCCCTGCCAGCCAACCGCCAGCAAATTTTGGAAGCTTGGAAACAGGAGTTTGTCAACGCGGCTGGGTTGCAAATCCTACAGGAACGGGCGCTCGATTTTAACGGATATCCCGGTACGGAAATTCGCTACACCAACGGCAACGGCGAGATGGGCAAAGCCCGTTTTTATTTTGTTCAACAACGGATTTACCAGATTCTCGCCGCTACCAGCCAACAACAAGAAAGCACTCGTTTCGGCAAATATGCCGATCGCTTTCTGGATTCCTTTGAACTGTTGGATAATTAATTATTGGGAAGTATCGGGTTCGTAGAGATATTCAAACCAATTGCCATCGGGATCGCGCCCGTAAAAAGATGCGGTTCCATCGCGATGTTCGTGGAGTTCGGAAATGTCAGCGTTGGCGGCAGACAGCTCCCGGTAGGCAGCTTCGATTTCGCTGCGATCGCGAAAAACAAACCCAAAATGGGCTTCGGCTTGTTTGTAATTGGGGCTTAGTAGCGCTAAACCATCATCGCCGGCTTTCAGATAAGCCCAGTCTTTATCCTGCCAAACCAATTTCATCCCCAAATTTTGATAAAACTGGGCAGATTTTTCTATATCTTGGACGCAAATGGCTACGTGACCCAATCGCTTCAGTTGCATACAGGCTATCGCTCAAAACATCTATGCTATCTATTTTAGAGAAAACCTTTTTCCCTTGTCCTCGTCTTAAGTACAGCAACTAGTTCCTACCATCGAGCATGAAGTGGAAATTTTTATTGCCATTATTGGTTAGCGTATTTGGTTTGGTTAGTGGGCGCTACCAACAGCTGCCCCAAGCGGCAGCAATGCCCCAGCAGCGATCGCCATTCCCCCTCGCCCAAAACAAAACCAACTTGCAGTTTTCCCAACCCATTGACTGTACCTTGGGCGAAGATTGCTTTATTTTAAACTATGTAGACCGCGACCCTTCCCCCCAAGCCATTGATTTTGCCTGTCGCGGGCAAACCTACAACGGTCACAAAGGTACAGATTTTGCCCTGCGGGATATGCAAGCCATGGAAGAGGGGGTGGAGGTGTTGGCAGCAGCATCGGGAACGGTAATTGCCACCCGCGATGGTATGCCCGACCGTCGGATTACTTCCGAGAAAAGCCGCCAGGAGGTAGAAGGGACCGAATGCGGCAATGGTGTGGTTATCGACCACGGCAATGGCTGGCGATCGCAATATTGCCACTTAAAACAGGGCAGCGTAGTCGTTAGCCAGGGAGACGAAGTTTCCCGAGGTCAGGTTTTAGGAGAAGTCGGCAGTTCCGGTTTGAGTTCTTTTCCCCACGTTCATCTTTCTTTACGTTTTGAAGGGGATGTGGTGGATCCGTTTGTGGGTCGTACCCAAGCCACGGGTTGCCAGGTAGAAAGAAATCCCCTGTGGCAAGACCCCATTAGCTATACACCGGCGGGGGAAATACGGTCGGGATTTGCCACCGAAAGACCTTCCACCGATGAGGTTTGGCAAGGAAAATTCCACCAAAACGAATTTTCTACCGATGTTCCCCTGTTAATTTTTTGGATGCAAGCTTACGGTGTGGAAGCTGGAGATGTGGAAACGGTGAGGCTGACTTCGCCAGATGGGGAAGTGGTAGCCGAAACCCAACAGTCTATCGATCGATCCCATCGCATTTGGTTGCGCTACGTAGGCAAACGCAACTCCCAACAGCGACCTTTAACCCCAGGCGTTTGGCGCGCCGAATACCAGTTAAAACGGGGCGATCGCATTTTAATTGACCGCACCCAACAAGTGCGGTTGCGCTAGTTCGCCAAGAATTGGTTAGAATCTAGAGATAGCATTTCCCAAGTTTGCGCCAACATCTCGCTGAGCCAGTGACGTTGGGAACTGTCCAAGAGATTGTCATCTACGAGAATTTCTGTGGTCAGTTCTTCTAACGTCTTCCCCTGTTGCTGGGAGACAGCGATCGCGCCCACAATCGCTGAAGCCACCAATTCCTCGTCCACAGGCATTTGCTGGAGAGCGCACATTTCGCGAATTGTTCTCGGTATGGGATAATTCATGGCGAGCTTTGGCAACAGGTTCACTTACATTGCTGGAAAACAAGGATATGCGAACACGAAATGTAAACTTTGTTTAATATATTTTAATACAGCATCTCGGAATAATACAGGATTTTTCCCTTTTGTCAAGATTCCTTTAGGATTTTTTTATCATTGGCATGAAAGAACTTCTATACCTGGAAATCCCCACACCAGAAACCGACACCGTTCGCAATTGGTTGCAGCAAGAATTCCAATCCAAATGGGGGCAGCGCCATCCCACCCCCGATGGCATTTTGCTGTCATTTTCTAGTAACGCCAACAGCGACCACCCTATGCAAGACAGCCTCTCCATATTTGTGTGGTCGCTGCAAAGAACCACCTACCTGAAAGTCTTCCGCTGGGCAGACCAAGCCCTTGCCGGGGAAGCCCAAGTTATCGAAACCCTCACCAGGCAAATTCGTCAACGCTTTCCCCACCACTATCCCGAACCACCAGAAATCGACCTCTCGCAACAATCCATTTTCGATGCCCTCGCGCCCTACTATCCCCTCACCGTCAAATACTTCCAAAAAATGCCCAAAGGGGAATACGACCTCACCCGCGCCTACTGGTGGGAACGTCGCTGGCGGGAAGGGGTTCGCCATCCCCAACAACCCAAACAGGTCATTTTCCGCCAGGAGAAACTTCCCGATGACGTACCAGAAACCCCCGAGTACGATTTAATTTATATTGGCGGGGCATTGGGGGTTATCCATGCCGCTGTCATGGCGCGGTTGGGATATAAAGTGGCGCTGGTGGAAAGATTGGGGTTTGGTCGCATGAACCGGGAGTGGAACATTTCCCGGGATGAATTCCAAAGTTTGATCGACCTGAATTTGTTCACCCAATCCGAATTTGAAAGCGTCATCGCCAGGGAATACAAAGACGGCTTTCATAAATTTTTCGATGCCAACAATCCGCCGCAATGCAAAGCAGCGGTATTGCAAACCCCCACAGTTTTGAACATTGCCCTAGATACCGAAAAGCTACTGCAACTTTGCGGGGAAAAATTCCGGCAAGCTGGCGGCGAAATTTGGGATGATACGGAATTTCAACGCGCCGATATTTACGATTCCCAAACCATCGTACAAGCGCGTCATTTGCCCAGCGGCGAACAGTATCAATTTCGCGGTCGTTTGCTAGTAGATGCCATGGGAACTGCTTCTCCCATTGCCTGGCAGTTAAATGGAGGTCGCGCTTTTGATAGCGTTTGCCCCACCGTTGGCGCTTCCATTGAATCGGGATTGGGTCACGAAGTTTGGGATCGCAACTATGGCGATGTTTTGCACAGCCACGGGGATATTTCCCGGGGCAGGCAGTTAATTTGGGAATTGTTTCCCGGAAAAGGTGATGAAGTAACGATTTATCTGTTCCACTACCATCAGATGCATCCCGACAATCCCGGTTCCCTGTTGGAGATGTACGAGGATTTCTTTACCATTTTGCCAGAGTATCGTCGCTGCAATATGGATGAGTTGGTGTGGCGCAAGGCGACATTTGGCTATATTCCCGGTCATTTTAGCGTGGGCAGTCGCGATCGCCAAGTTGCTTTCGACCGACTCACCGCCATTGGCGATGCTGCTTCTTTACAATCGCCGTTGATTTTTACCGGATTTGGTTCGTTAATTCGCAATTTGGAACGTTTGACCACCTTGTTGGATAGCGCCTTGCAACATGACCTGCTGCAAGCCAAATATTTAAACCAAATTCGCGCCTATCAAAGCAACGTAGCGGTTACCTGGCTGTTTTCCAAAGGCATGATGGTTCCCACGGGGAAACATTTACCCCCGGAACGAATTAATTCCATGCTGAATACATTTTTTGGCATCCTAGCAGAAGAACCTGCCGAAATTAGCGATCGCTTTATCAAAGACCGCACCAAATGGTTCACCTTCACCCGACTCGCCTTAAAAGCCGCCCGTCAAAACCCGACTTTATTGGTCTGGATTTGGCAGCTAGCAGGTCCAAAAGACATGTTCCGCTGGTTGGGCAGTTATGTAGAATTTACCATCAATGCCATGGTTAGCTGGCTGTTGGGTTGGCTGCCGTCATTTACCACTTGGGCGCAACCCTGGCTGGAACCCCGCTATCCGGCATTGTGGTTCCGGTTGTTAGCGTTCAGTTATTTCCTCACTTCAGGGATGGGTCGCCAGCCCAAGGTTTCCCTTTCCAATCAGAAGGGGATGTCGGCGGTTGCTAGTCAGTGATTTGGAGAGTGGGAGAGGGGGAGGAGGGGGAGGAGTGGGAGAGGGGGAGGAGGGAGAAGATATGGTTTTCTCTTTTCCTCAAAATGCTGTTGTTGTTTTAGGGAAACATAGCAATTTTGCTGCCAATTTTAGATTTTCCATCTAACAATTCTGTTGCTTTTTCTGTTTGATAATCTCAGAGAGGGCAACCACACCGGAGTTGACCCTACAATCTTCCCCATTTTCCAACAATACGTCATAAACCAGGCGATCGCATTTACCCTCCTCCCATTCCTCCCCCTCCTCCCCCTCCTCCCACTCCTCCCCCTCTCCAAACCCCCTCGCCGAATTCAACGTTCTACCATGAATGCCTTCGACTTTCGCTTTGCCATCATCAGCGACCCTCACATTGCCGTTCCCCAAACCATTCAAAACCACAAGCAGCGGTTTCATTTGGTGGAAGTGAGCATTCCGGCTTTGGAACAGATTGCCGACCATCTGTCTCGGGAAAATATCGATTTTCTGCTGCTGCCTGGGGATTTAACCCAACATGGGGAACCGGAGAATCATGCTTGGTTGGGGAAAAAGCTGGCAGCGTTGCCGTTTCCCACGTATGTGATTCCGGGAAATCACGATGTTCCCGTTTGGCAGCGGGATGGTTATTCCATTGGCTTTTCTGAGTTTCCCAGTTACTATCGCTATTGTGGGTATGGTGGGGAAAATCGCTTGTACTATACCCAACAAATTTTGCCGGGGGTGAGGTTGATTGGGTTGAATTCCAATATTTTCCATCAAGATAAGCAATTGGGTTGTTTGGATGGGGAACAAATGGAATGGTTGGAAGGGGTGTTGGCAGAAGCAACGGAACCTTTGGTGATGGTGATGGTTCACCACAATGTTATTGAACACTTACCCAACCAAGCCCAACATCCCCTAGGACGGCGTTACATGCTGGATAATGCACCGGAACTGCGGCAGTTGTTGCGGCGGTATGGCGTGCAGCTGGTGTTTACGGGGCATTTGCACGTTCAGGATGTGGCGTATCAGGATGGATTATATGATATTACTACGGGGTCGTTGGTGAGCTATCCCCATCCCTATCGTATCTGTCGCTTTCGCCAAGACGAACGGGGGCAGCGATCGCTTCAAGTGGAATCCTACCACATTCAAAGCGTGGCGGGATGGGAGAATTTGCCGGATATTTCGCGGGAGTGGATCGGCGATCGCAGCCATCCATTTATGATGCGTTTGCTCACGGACCACCCACTCAAATTTCCAGAAACGGAGGCAGAAAGGCTAGTGCCGGATTTGCGTTATTTTTGGGCGCATATTTGTCAGGGGGATTCATTATTTGATTTTTCCCATTTTCCACCCCAAGCACGTCGCTATTTTGAAAATTTTGGCGCGATCGCGGCAGAAGGGCATTTAGAATTTATAGACAATCATGCAGTATTTTTGCTGGAATCCTTTTAACTCCACCCCGTAGGGTGGGCATCGCCCACCTAAAAAAACACACAAAACATCCATCATGCAAATCTCCACCCCGTAGGGTGGGCATCGCCCACCTAAAAAAAACACACAAAACATCCATCATGCAAATCTCCACCCCGTAGGGTGGGCATCGCCCACCTAAAAACAACTCACAAAACATCCATCATGCAAATCCTCCAACTCAGCGGACGGCAACGCAAACAACTCCGAAAAGCGATTCTTTCTGCCTACCCCAAATTTGAAGATTTGGAAATCTTTGTTGATGAGAACTTTGGGGAGAATTTAGCCGCGATCGCAAATAGTCGCAAATACGAATATACCGTATTTGACCTGATTCAAAGAGCCGAAGCCAAAGGGTGGCTGGACGATTTAATTGTAAGCCTGTATCAAGATACCCCAGACAATCCCGACATTCAACAGTTTTGTGCGCCCATTCAAAATTACGTCAGAAAGCGATTGCTGTTGGCAGGGGAAACAGAACCTTCTCCCGATACCCGTTCCTTGTTCGAGACAGACTTCGATTGGGAAGGTCCAACAGACGATGCCGAACTGCAAGCCTTCCTGCCGCGACAGCTTTCCTTGGAAGCCGACGTGGGCACCTTGCGGCGGGGAATTCTGGATTGTGCCAATGCCGTCTGCAAAATCACCTCCCGCGATAATCCCCACCAATCTGGAACCGGCGTTTTGATAGCCCCAGACTTGGTTCTGACCAACTACCACATTCTCAGCCACGAAAATAACGCCGACTTGCAGCCAATCGCCGCTTCCCTATGTTTTGAATTTGGCTATATCAGTACAGACCTCACCCAAAACCAGCAAACCCAACAATTTTCCGCCCATTCCCAGCAACCCGTCGTCGCCGCCAGCGAAATTAACCGCCTCGATTACGCCTTGCTGCGGCTGGAACCCAGCATCCAAAACCAACCCATTCCCCCCGTTTCCCATAATGCCACCATTCCCACTCCCAAAACCGGACTCAATTTGCTGCAACATCCGGAAGGGGAACGCATGAAAGTGTCTTTAAGTAGCAACGGCGTTGTGAGCAGCAACTCAGAAAAAGGCAAGGTATGGTACGTTAATCGTACCGCTGGTGGTTCCAGTGGGGCACCGTGTTTTGACGAAGATTGGCAGTTGGTGGCTTTACACCACGCTGAAATTGCCCGTGGGTTCGGTAGCATCCGCGAAGGCATTTTGTTTGCTTCCATTTATTCAGAAATTGCTTCTTTTTTGTAGGAGAAAAAGCGAATGTCTCGTCGTATTGTCACGCAGCAATTGCAGTCTACTCAGGGCAATGTTCCCCCAGA
The DNA window shown above is from Geitlerinema sp. PCC 9228 and carries:
- a CDS encoding EutN/CcmL family microcompartment protein, translating into MKIAKVLGSVVSTQKEESLRGVKFLLVQFIDEEGNLLSDYEVAADRVGAGVEEWVLVTCGSAARQFEGREKTPLDATIVGIIDTISVANRMVYSKRSQTT
- a CDS encoding carbohydrate kinase, with translation MNNPSPRVLCLGEVLFDLLADQVGQNYEQVTSWTPYPGGAPANVAAALVKLGTPAGFVGCVGSDDSGNELVELLKTTGVNIQGVQRHQEAPTRKIYVVRTNSGDREFAGFGGMDSAAFADTHLDANALDESLFEMAEFLVLGTLELPYDGTRGAIEKALQLAEKYDLKIVLDVNWRPMFWPNPEAAPQAIQHLIEYADFLKLSAEEAQWLFDTQDPGAIKYRLNSVDGVLVTSGEHGAAYCLGENEDKIPAFAVKAVDTTGSGDGFLAGLIHQLCQKGIHSLEDAATAKQVVTYACAVGALTATKPGAIASQPMPSEVEAFLAENPPN
- a CDS encoding VOC family protein, which gives rise to MQLKRLGHVAICVQDIEKSAQFYQNLGMKLVWQDKDWAYLKAGDDGLALLSPNYKQAEAHFGFVFRDRSEIEAAYRELSAANADISELHEHRDGTASFYGRDPDGNWFEYLYEPDTSQ
- a CDS encoding class I SAM-dependent methyltransferase → MSNKSPNQETVREKAKALQAEAERQGDLVGWFDRLYAEAAGDANSIPWAMLQPHPKLQEWLQKDAPVATGKKALVIGCGLGDDAEALSQAGFEVTAFDVSSQAIAWCRSRFPHSRVNYEVADLLHLDAKWHQYFDLVFESRTVQSLPLKVRSQAIEAVASLVAPKGILLLIAHLRETEAEPNGPPWPLSLGEVAQFSNRLGLSEVRRETFYTGENNDVVNLRVEYHRR
- a CDS encoding metallophosphoesterase encodes the protein MNAFDFRFAIISDPHIAVPQTIQNHKQRFHLVEVSIPALEQIADHLSRENIDFLLLPGDLTQHGEPENHAWLGKKLAALPFPTYVIPGNHDVPVWQRDGYSIGFSEFPSYYRYCGYGGENRLYYTQQILPGVRLIGLNSNIFHQDKQLGCLDGEQMEWLEGVLAEATEPLVMVMVHHNVIEHLPNQAQHPLGRRYMLDNAPELRQLLRRYGVQLVFTGHLHVQDVAYQDGLYDITTGSLVSYPHPYRICRFRQDERGQRSLQVESYHIQSVAGWENLPDISREWIGDRSHPFMMRLLTDHPLKFPETEAERLVPDLRYFWAHICQGDSLFDFSHFPPQARRYFENFGAIAAEGHLEFIDNHAVFLLESF
- a CDS encoding iron uptake porin; amino-acid sequence: MFKTALVVPLTVTTLLASLPGNSAASPKKLDQVTSVSQLEDVRPTDWAFQALQSLVERYGCVAGYPDGTFRGNRTLTRYEFAAGLNACMEVITQLLQENTDAVDQEDLATLQRLQREFDRELLSLRGRVRSLQSRMAELEANQFSPTTKLSGEAIFALTDSFGGDADTQTVFQGRVRLNFNTSFTGRDLLVTRLQAGNSGSLGLTNTNSGISFSHPTGEDVQASQVFGDTDNTFVLDTFAYMFPLGEKISVTLAANAGIFDDFTPTLNPYFEDFDGGDGALSAFAQRNPIYRLGGGAGLGVKFRPSHQWEFTAGYLAANASDSGQGSGLFNGDQATLAQVTFRPSDRLGVALTYNHAYFSEGNFGFDNGGATGTGFTGTTLANQIGATNAIDSDSVGLQFAWRVAPQIQLNGWAGYTNVELLDSDIDGDIWNGALALAFPNVPIPGNVAGLVVGVQPYLSDLEGLNDVFADDPPFHVEGFYKLKISENLSVTPGFIWLTSPNQDSENDDAVIGTLRTTFRF
- a CDS encoding flavin-dependent dehydrogenase, with the translated sequence MKELLYLEIPTPETDTVRNWLQQEFQSKWGQRHPTPDGILLSFSSNANSDHPMQDSLSIFVWSLQRTTYLKVFRWADQALAGEAQVIETLTRQIRQRFPHHYPEPPEIDLSQQSIFDALAPYYPLTVKYFQKMPKGEYDLTRAYWWERRWREGVRHPQQPKQVIFRQEKLPDDVPETPEYDLIYIGGALGVIHAAVMARLGYKVALVERLGFGRMNREWNISRDEFQSLIDLNLFTQSEFESVIAREYKDGFHKFFDANNPPQCKAAVLQTPTVLNIALDTEKLLQLCGEKFRQAGGEIWDDTEFQRADIYDSQTIVQARHLPSGEQYQFRGRLLVDAMGTASPIAWQLNGGRAFDSVCPTVGASIESGLGHEVWDRNYGDVLHSHGDISRGRQLIWELFPGKGDEVTIYLFHYHQMHPDNPGSLLEMYEDFFTILPEYRRCNMDELVWRKATFGYIPGHFSVGSRDRQVAFDRLTAIGDAASLQSPLIFTGFGSLIRNLERLTTLLDSALQHDLLQAKYLNQIRAYQSNVAVTWLFSKGMMVPTGKHLPPERINSMLNTFFGILAEEPAEISDRFIKDRTKWFTFTRLALKAARQNPTLLVWIWQLAGPKDMFRWLGSYVEFTINAMVSWLLGWLPSFTTWAQPWLEPRYPALWFRLLAFSYFLTSGMGRQPKVSLSNQKGMSAVASQ
- a CDS encoding M23 family metallopeptidase: MKWKFLLPLLVSVFGLVSGRYQQLPQAAAMPQQRSPFPLAQNKTNLQFSQPIDCTLGEDCFILNYVDRDPSPQAIDFACRGQTYNGHKGTDFALRDMQAMEEGVEVLAAASGTVIATRDGMPDRRITSEKSRQEVEGTECGNGVVIDHGNGWRSQYCHLKQGSVVVSQGDEVSRGQVLGEVGSSGLSSFPHVHLSLRFEGDVVDPFVGRTQATGCQVERNPLWQDPISYTPAGEIRSGFATERPSTDEVWQGKFHQNEFSTDVPLLIFWMQAYGVEAGDVETVRLTSPDGEVVAETQQSIDRSHRIWLRYVGKRNSQQRPLTPGVWRAEYQLKRGDRILIDRTQQVRLR
- a CDS encoding GUN4 domain-containing protein, with product MNKSTIQIPKLYQELEVSLSSGQWKSADAQTRQIMHYIAGIHHKNYLHESDLAVFPCEELLWLDWLWLQNSDRRFGFSIQRQIWREVGGDTEDANYQTWLRFGKAVGWRRNTWLKPEEINYTSQACAGHLPIDWLEEWELGDICVTLFARLDCCKDS